A single window of Acetohalobium arabaticum DSM 5501 DNA harbors:
- the grdA gene encoding glycine/sarcosine/betaine reductase complex selenoprotein A codes for MLEGKKVAIIGDRDGIPAPAIQECIETTGAEVVFGSTECFVUTAAGAMDLENQKRIQELAEEHGEENLVVILGGAEAEASGLAAETVTNGDPTFAGPLAGVQLGLRVYHVVEPEIKDEIDEDVYEDQISMMEMVLEVDDIVEEVKKYREEYCQFI; via the coding sequence ATGTTAGAAGGAAAGAAAGTAGCAATTATTGGTGATCGTGATGGAATTCCTGCTCCTGCAATCCAAGAATGCATAGAAACAACAGGAGCTGAAGTAGTTTTTGGTTCAACTGAATGTTTCGTGTGAACAGCTGCAGGAGCTATGGACCTGGAAAATCAAAAGAGGATCCAAGAGTTAGCTGAGGAACATGGAGAAGAAAACTTAGTAGTAATCTTAGGTGGTGCAGAAGCAGAAGCTTCTGGTTTAGCAGCTGAGACTGTTACTAATGGAGATCCTACTTTTGCCGGTCCATTAGCAGGGGTCCAGTTAGGACTCAGAGTTTATCATGTAGTAGAACCAGAGATTAAAGACGAAATTGATGAGGATGTCTATGAAGATCAGATAAGTATGATGGAAATGGTTCTCGAAGTTGATGATATTGTTGAAGAAGTTAAGAAATATAGAGAAGAGTATTGTCAGTTTATATAA
- the trxA gene encoding thioredoxin TrxA encodes MIEVDKENYEEEVLEVEGPVMVDYWGEGCDHCLELMPGVEDLAEKYGDDMKFCKLNIKGNRRLAMSQQVMGLPSMVFYVDGEKVEHLSGDDLTIEEIEEEIKKHI; translated from the coding sequence ATGATTGAAGTAGACAAGGAGAATTATGAAGAGGAAGTATTAGAAGTAGAAGGACCAGTAATGGTAGATTACTGGGGAGAAGGTTGTGACCACTGTTTAGAATTAATGCCTGGAGTTGAGGACTTAGCTGAAAAGTATGGTGATGATATGAAGTTCTGTAAGCTAAACATTAAAGGAAATCGCCGTTTAGCTATGAGCCAGCAGGTTATGGGCTTACCATCTATGGTATTCTATGTTGATGGAGAAAAGGTAGAACACTTAAGTGGCGACGACTTAACAATTGAAGAGATTGAGGAAGAGATTAAGAAGCATATTTAA
- a CDS encoding glycine/betaine/sarcosine/D-proline family reductase selenoprotein B, which yields MSQKFKVVYYLNQFFGQVGGEDEADIEPFTEEGPVGPAQGFEGMLEDGEVAGTVICGDNYFNENSEAVDTVLEMINEYDPDVVVAGPAFNAGRYGMACAGVCKAVAEELGISVVTGMYEENPGLDVCKEIAYVVETADSAAGMRDALPTMANIVDKLVSGKPLGPPEEEGYIPQGRRKTVFSDKRGSLRAVEMLMARLNGEEFETELSMPEFDDVDPADPVEDITEATVALVTSGGIVPGDNPDQIESASATKFGCYSIEGVNDLKEDTDYITIHGGYDPVYANEDCNRVVPLDVLRDLEEEGAVGNIHDKYYVTTGTGTAVANAEEFGEEIGEELKNDGVDAVILTSTUGTCTRCGATMVKEIERYGIPIVHMASIISISQSVGANRIVPSIAIPHPVGNPDLGLKEEKELRKSMVEKALEALTTEIEDQTIFE from the coding sequence CAGTTTTTTGGCCAGGTCGGCGGTGAAGACGAAGCAGATATCGAGCCATTTACTGAGGAAGGGCCAGTAGGACCTGCTCAGGGCTTTGAAGGTATGTTAGAGGACGGAGAAGTAGCTGGTACTGTTATATGTGGTGATAATTATTTTAATGAGAATTCGGAAGCTGTAGATACTGTATTGGAAATGATTAACGAATATGATCCTGATGTTGTAGTAGCTGGTCCAGCTTTTAATGCTGGTCGCTATGGTATGGCCTGTGCTGGGGTCTGTAAAGCAGTAGCAGAGGAGTTAGGAATATCTGTTGTGACTGGTATGTATGAAGAAAATCCCGGTTTAGATGTCTGTAAAGAGATTGCTTATGTTGTCGAGACAGCAGATTCAGCTGCAGGAATGCGAGACGCACTGCCAACTATGGCTAATATCGTTGATAAATTGGTAAGTGGTAAACCATTAGGTCCGCCTGAAGAAGAAGGATATATTCCTCAAGGGAGAAGAAAAACTGTTTTCTCCGATAAACGAGGTTCACTGCGGGCAGTAGAAATGCTTATGGCGCGATTGAATGGAGAAGAATTCGAGACTGAGCTATCGATGCCAGAGTTTGATGATGTAGATCCAGCAGATCCAGTAGAAGATATTACCGAAGCAACAGTAGCATTAGTTACCAGCGGAGGTATTGTGCCGGGAGATAATCCAGATCAAATAGAATCAGCCAGTGCAACTAAGTTCGGCTGTTATTCCATTGAGGGAGTTAATGATCTCAAAGAAGATACAGATTATATTACAATTCACGGTGGTTATGATCCTGTTTATGCTAATGAAGACTGTAATAGAGTAGTACCTTTAGATGTACTGAGAGATCTAGAAGAAGAAGGTGCTGTTGGTAATATTCATGATAAATACTATGTAACAACAGGTACCGGAACTGCGGTAGCCAATGCAGAAGAATTTGGCGAAGAGATAGGTGAAGAATTGAAGAATGACGGCGTGGATGCAGTTATCTTAACTTCTACATGAGGAACCTGTACTCGTTGCGGTGCAACGATGGTAAAAGAGATTGAACGGTATGGAATTCCAATTGTTCATATGGCAAGTATTATTTCCATTTCTCAGTCTGTAGGAGCAAATAGAATTGTTCCTTCTATAGCAATTCCCCATCCAGTCGGGAACCCAGATCTTGGTCTGAAAGAGGAAAAGGAACTAAGAAAAAGCATGGTTGAAAAAGCACTAGAAGCTTTGACTACTGAGATAGAGGATCAGACTATCTTTGAATAA
- the trxB gene encoding thioredoxin-disulfide reductase gives MSKEYDVIIVGGGPAGLSAGMYASRSKLDTLLLETGDVGGQPKSYEEMENYPGVLDASAPELVENFKEHAQEFGTEIKEGEVKEIDADGFVKTVTTKEGVEYKAKSIILATGAEPRRLDVEGEEEFKGKGVSYCATCDADFFVDLEVAVVGNGNSAIEEALYLTKFASKVTVIVIHEEGTMDADKIYQERAYENDKIEFVWNSTVDRIEGDGLVDKAVLKNIKTGDLTDFECDGIFIFIGRVPSTDFVEDTVELTDNGYIKVDDTLETSKPGVFAAGDVREKYLRQVVTAAADGATTATAAGGYIEEEEYWQENVLEADEDVLVAFWSPTNEESMDMTNKLENMDLDAKLVKIDTYKNMRISNRYEVTEIPTLLKLQDGEVVEKLIQPTVDELEEII, from the coding sequence ATGTCGAAGGAATATGATGTGATTATTGTAGGCGGCGGACCAGCAGGTCTATCAGCTGGGATGTATGCTTCTCGTTCCAAGTTAGATACATTACTGTTAGAAACAGGTGATGTAGGCGGGCAGCCAAAAAGCTATGAAGAGATGGAAAATTATCCTGGTGTGCTTGATGCTAGCGCTCCTGAATTAGTAGAAAACTTTAAAGAGCATGCCCAAGAGTTTGGAACTGAGATAAAAGAAGGCGAAGTAAAAGAGATAGATGCAGATGGCTTTGTTAAAACTGTAACTACTAAAGAGGGAGTTGAGTACAAGGCCAAGAGTATAATCCTAGCTACTGGGGCTGAGCCAAGAAGATTAGACGTCGAAGGCGAAGAAGAATTTAAAGGTAAAGGAGTATCTTACTGTGCAACCTGTGATGCCGACTTCTTTGTTGATCTAGAAGTAGCTGTCGTAGGTAATGGTAATTCAGCTATCGAAGAAGCTCTATATTTAACTAAGTTTGCCAGCAAAGTAACAGTTATTGTCATCCATGAGGAAGGAACTATGGATGCCGACAAGATTTATCAAGAGAGAGCTTATGAGAATGATAAGATAGAGTTTGTCTGGAATTCAACTGTAGATAGAATCGAAGGGGACGGCTTAGTAGATAAAGCAGTCCTTAAGAATATCAAAACAGGTGACTTAACTGATTTTGAATGTGATGGTATCTTTATCTTCATCGGTCGGGTTCCCAGCACAGACTTTGTAGAGGATACAGTGGAACTAACAGATAATGGCTATATTAAAGTTGATGATACATTAGAAACTAGTAAACCAGGCGTCTTTGCTGCCGGAGATGTAAGAGAGAAATATCTACGTCAGGTAGTAACAGCCGCAGCCGATGGAGCAACAACAGCTACAGCTGCCGGAGGCTATATTGAGGAAGAAGAATACTGGCAGGAAAATGTATTAGAAGCAGATGAAGACGTATTAGTAGCTTTTTGGAGTCCTACTAATGAGGAAAGCATGGACATGACAAATAAGTTAGAGAATATGGATTTAGATGCTAAGTTAGTTAAGATAGATACTTATAAGAATATGAGAATTTCTAATCGTTATGAAGTAACAGAGATTCCAACTCTGCTTAAGCTGCAGGATGGCGAAGTTGTAGAGAAGCTTATTCAACCTACAGTTGATGAATTAGAAGAGATTATTTAA